The genomic segment atatatttttattgatttcagagagaaagaaagagggagagatagaaacatcaatgatgagagagattcactgatcaactgcctcctgcatcccccctacaggggatcgagcccacaacctaggcttGTTCCATGAATGGAATCGAACCAAACGgtgacctagttcataggttggcgctcaaccactgagccaccgcagcGGGGCTATTATTCCTTTTAATATGAATGGTAGTGTTGTgaattataataatgaaagcataaggACTGCTGAATTACATTCTTTTTGGCTTATAGAAAGCAAAGATGTCTTTTGCAAAATTCAAAGTTTCCATTTCTGTTATAACACCTATCTTTCACCTAAATCTTTTATAAAGTACTTTTGAGTTCTGCTTTGGTTTGATCAAAGGCATTTGTGTGAGTGGtactttttgttctcttttcctaATATCTTTGTGTCTCCCAAAGTGCCTCATATTCAtgatattttccttttgatttgttCATTAACTTCAGTACTGCCCATTGTTTTCTCCCATCCCTTCCTTAATTATAAAGTAAATGTACACCTTGAAACTCCTTTCCTGCATTAGTTTTCTAATGCCCTGGGGAAGCCTATGTCAGGAATATGTATAAAAGTTTGACTCCCAAGTTAATAGTTTTCCAGTTATAACTCAAACTTGGTTTGCATTTCAGCTGGATTAACAACAAATTTGCAAGTAGCAGACTTTTTAGCTCTCTCAAAGCTGAAACTTTTCatagtaagtagaaggaaggcaTTTTTTACTAAGCTGCTTGTCCACTCTGTAAATTTAATAGAGTTCAGTTGTCTTTTTCCTCCTTAAGTTCTTTGTTGGCAGAGGTAAACAGGTACTATCTAAGTACATGTACATGTGTATTTTTTAACCTTATAACCAGATAATTTGTGTTATTGAAGATGTGTATTCTAAGACAGATACATgacctttatttttctcctgcttGAGCACGCCTCGGGGAGATAGCATGCTCCTATTAGTGACAGTGATGCACTTAGTGGAGCATCCGACTTGAACTAGGAAGCATGCTCTTTAGGAAAGAGGCAGATCAGAATCTCACATAGAAAAGCAAAGTTCAGAAAAGTCCATGTTTAATTTGGCAAACTGCTCTCCTCCAGCAACTGAGGAGAGCACTAGTTTTAAAAGGTTAataatttgagattttaaaatcttaatcatTATCTTTCTCTCTTATTCTGAGTGTATACACATGGCCTTGATGGAACTGATTTAATGTTATGTTCTTAATTGTCATTAAGAACCAATATAATGCCTCCTTATACATATAcaacatttatatatttcttatacagtggggccttgacttgctagtttaattcgttccgagaccgagcttgttaaggagcttattaaggagctcattaactctatcaactcaatgcaaaaaaatcggttgagagacagctggtatctcaaaaaactcgttagtcgggacactcgtaagtcaaggccccactgtataacaaATTAATGGTTGTGAAAATTCAAGTGGTATaggttcatcctatataataaagagataatatgcaaattaaccttcacaccctcacaagatggctgcctacgaccaggccagcagggagcaggctgtgtggggcaaccaggttggcggcgggtgggggggggggggggcagttgggggcgacctggctggcagcaggggatagttaggggtgaccaggcaggcagatgagtgattagaagccagcagtccaggattgtgagagggatgtccgactgccggtttaggcccgatcctgcagtcggacataccccaaggggtcccggattggagagggtgcaggctgggctgaggggacacacactcccccctccccctactcccccccccccccccgaatttcgtgcaccgggcctctagtagtattaataaaaagtaaaattctttTTCATCCCTTCCCAGTAGTAAGAATTTGGTatatattctttcattctttttccttctatttataCAGATACATGTTATCATGTATTTTTATACAAGTGAGACCTACATTATTTATATAGGCAATATATACATAGGGTTTGTGTATTATGTCTTTAACAGCTATATCGTTTTTTATTGTATAAGTAGAACATTTAAACAgtctcccacacacacatactgatGAACATACAGAACATCTCTATTGTTTCGAATAATGCTAcatgaacattctttttttttttaatatattttattgattttttttacagagaggaagggagagggatagagagttagaaacatcgatgagagagaaacatcaatcagctgcctcctacacacctcccactggggatgtgcccacaaccaaggtacatgcccttgactggaatcgaacctgggacctttcagtccgcaggctgaccctctatccactgagccaaaccagtcagggctgaacaTTCTTATCTATGTAGTAATGTCTCGGTAAAGTAGCATCCAAAGAGTAGACTTGTTGAATCAAATCATATCCTTCCCAGTTGCCCTtttcagtggctgcaccaatttttGTTCCATAAATTGGTTATGATTTTTATTAATATggttactaattttattttatttttttaaaaatatattttattgattttttacagagaggaagggagagagatagagagttagaaacatcgatgagagagaaacatcgatcagctgcctcctgcacatctcctactgggtatgtgcccgcaacccaggcacatgcccttgaccggaatcaaacctgggacccctcagtctgcaggctgacgctctatccactgagccaaaccggttttggcgatggTTACTAATTTTATTCATACTTGATTCACTGTCTCTGTTTATAAAGTTTTGTTTGAAAGATTCTATTTTTAGTTAGAAaacatgtgtctatcattttgaacttgaattttttgtttcattgagcAAAACTATAACCCATAATGCTTTCCTGTTTATTTTGGCTACTGAGAATCTCAGCTAAGTTTATGTTTAATTACATTCTTTCTATCTAGATTTTCTGGTAAGGTTATTACATACACCTAGAGACACATCAGTCACTTGACTTCTatcttttccttcttgttttaatGAACTTAGTTTTATTGAAAGCTATCTAAAATCCTTTTGGATTAATcaagaaataattattatataataaatattgagAAAAACCATGTTTGGTAGAATCAGACTTCAGTTTTCAGAGtactttcatatacattatctcatttgattttttacaACAATTGTACCTTAGTGGCTAGAaccagatatttttatttttacagaagaGATAACAGATTCAAGTAACAGTTTAGTGATGGAAGTTGGACTAGACCCCAGATCTCCTGATGTCTAGTTTTCTACTTCTTTCTCCCACCTTGAGTTCATTGGTAGGTAGCCATGAAAGCTGTATGTGTTAAATACAATAGAATCTGCTTATTAACTCTGTATGAAAAATTGTGGTTTGATTCTCTTAACCTTCTGATTCTTTCAAGTTATCTTGCAGTATTAATCTCAGAATAGTTCTTAcatatcccttttttttttatcattgtcaaaaataagtaaaacttatAGAATTAGCTAAAGTGAATGGACTGTATTTGCCAGTATCTTAATTTCTACAGGTATCATTTGTAAACCAGATGAAAGccattaacttttattatttcttgattGAATAGTAAATAATCAATTTCCATATTCAGGTGACTCAGTATATTAGTTACTAGAGCTAGCTGACAGTTAATCCCAAGTTAATTCGTTTCTAACACACAAAAAGTAACGTGCTTAAGTCAGACATGTTGACTTATTTAGTTAAAAATTTGTTATGcaattttatatgtaatattgTAACTTTTAGTCACTTTTTGGAAAACTTGAACTCAAACAAGGAGAGTGTCTAGAAAAGGATCCAACTATCTATCTCAATGCTGGCATCTAAAGGATTGCTTcttccaaataaaataatgatctatttctttttattaactttatctATGCACTCTATCATAAAGGTgaattcatctataataataaaagcgtaatatgctacttagaccggACGAAGccgctgaggcagaggtggccgcggccatggcagcaggggtcgagccccttgcatgaatttcgtgcatcaggcctcaagtttttttaataaagtgaaaTATCTAGTAGCATGAGCCAAAGGTGATTACTTTGTAACAGATGAATGATGTATGgttaattagtaaataataaaaaaaaaattctatatgagAATGTTTGGGTAAGTAACTTAGAAATAGCAgtcaagtttgtttttttttctctagatGATTATCTTAAGCTCTGATTTTAAAATCCATGAGAGACTCTATGATCATTAAGTACCATGGGACATTATGTTGTTTCATTGAGTGGACTTCTGTTATGGTTGTGCATTGCTAGCAAGTTAGAGAAAAGAATGTACTACTGAACTACTTTATTAATTACACATTAAGACAACCATTTACTGGGTGCCTATTACATGCCCATTATTGTACTAAAAATatgaaagtagaaaagaaaaaccatattTCCTACcctcaagaaatttagtgagacagTAAATACTACACAGTTAGAATATTAGGTAGTTAGTGCTAGAATAAAGGAAGTATGGATCACAAAATGGTACCTCCTCTAAACCAAGTAACTTCAAAAggaatttaatattttctcatttaactactttttaaaaaattaacaaacattattataaattataatgtGGTTCAGAGAGTGCATTTATATTATAGAAATTGATTGTGGGTTTCCTAAGCAGAAAAGTACTTCAGTGTACCAATCCTTCTTGCCAGTGTTATTTGCTCTTATAATTTTTTCGAGTTTACGTCTCACAAGTTATTCTACTTTGAATTTAGTGTGTTGTAAAAGTCCTATATGGTATTAATTAAACttgtaacaataaaattcatTGGATTTTAGTTGCCATTACCCAGGGAGGAGCAATACAACTGGCTAACAATGGTACCGATGGGGTACAGGGCCTGCAAACATTAACCATGACCAATGCAGCCGCCACTCAGCCGGGTACTACTATTCTGCAGTATGCACAGACCACTGATGGACAGCAGATCTTAGTGCCCAGCAACCAAGTTGTTGTTCAAGGTAAGTGAATTCAGATTTCACAGGTATGGTACATTCTTTGAAaggttgaaattttaaaactcagaaaaaGTAAGTATGATACTgtaaaatactgtaaatgtaaattttttcttcattataaataaattttccaCTAACTCTTCCATTATTCTAATTAGACCACAATGTCATGGCATAAAAACaactattttcagttttaaaaatacaacttctATTTCTAACACCTAGAATTTGGGGATAGGAGAAACAGGGTAGGTTAAATGGAAAGACAATGAAATTGTGAGTTAGGAAAGCTAGATTCTAGCTTAGATTCTGCATAGATTTGCTATGTGACCTTGAATAAGACtcagcttctctgggcctcattttttttcatgtgtcaaATGAGAAAGTTGTACTGATAAGAAACTGGAGATGCAAATTTTTGTTTCTCTGCTGttttattcaaaagaaatttACATTCTCATTTCTAAGATCatcctttttatatttctaatgaaAAGCACTGTATTCTGAAAAAGCTTATACCAGTATGTAACTCCGCTGGTCTATGTAGAAAAGTAGTAGTTAAATCCTTGATGAATTAATAGAAAtagctttttttctgtttaatttataattttgttttgttttttcccaatTTGTTTCAGGAATCTTTATGGAGAAGAGttgatcatttttcttttaaactatttgaatattttaatatatggttTATACCAGATTGAAAATTTGCAtattgaggaaataaaaaatgtttctaaaaatgtttttattaataatatgTTTTGCCTCTGTTAGGTAATGACAGTTGTGCCCCATCCCCTCATCATGGAAGACAATTTTTGAATAATTCTAAAACATCAACTAGAGAGAGTCATAATTTACTTAAttactaaaaaataatatttgaagaaGATAATACTTTGCTTGTTAATGGGAGTAAAACACCTTTTCACTTTACATGCAGGTACTCAAAAATTGTAAAGCAGGATGTCAGTGAATTTGAATTCTGAACGTCAGTTTGAAGATGGTAACATGTTTAGTATATAAATCTTTTCCACTCAAACTACACATTTTAATTGATATTAACAAATATGGATAATTTTATAAAGATCTTCAAATTCTCTCGGATAATGTTAGGTTCCTTATTCTTAGGAGGGCATATTATTAAGCTGTTTTTAGAAGCAGTTTGACCAGTAGTGATTGTATTTCTTTTCACAAGTAATAGATCATTTAGTTAGAAGAATAACTAATACATTAAACAATGTTTACAGATGATATAATTGTCATCATTTGGTATACTTTTTCATACTTAGTTTTGTGTCAATTAGAAATTTATAATAGTTGAccataatgctttattttttcttctattttgctATTTGATGAAAAATCATGGTCGTTTTTATGTCGTGGCAAGAGTCTacttgaaattttttaatatgaatttacCAATATCAAAGGAAGACATTGAGGACTTTATCTAGGAAGATGAACCAAGCTGTGCCCTGCTTACCTTTTAGACTTAAGGTTGGTAAGCATGTTAACAACAGAATAGAACTGCATTccaatgaaatataaattaaaaacccAGCAGACATAGGCTAAGACCTCTTTCCCCCAAGGGTCTATActaataaatacattaatttgGGAATTATTTCTCAGTAATTCTCAGTAATGCTGATTCTCTCACCATTTTAGTCAGAATCATCtgttccttccccctccccccttttaatCCAAAATGTATGTTTAGATTGATGATTGCATATCTAGTTTTACCAGGCCACAGTGCTTCAGTGTCATACATCATATTCACCGGTTTTCTTTCCAGCGGCCTCTGGAGATGTACAAACATACCAGATTCGCACAGCACCCACTAGCACCATCGCCCCTGGAGTTGTTATGGCATCCTCTCCAGCGCTTCCTACACAGCCTGCTGAAGAAGCTGCACGAAAGAGAGAGGTTCGTCTGATGAAGAACAGGTACATATGTTGTATTTTACTGAGACTGTTGTAAGTCGGCTATGTCTTCACATTCTTCTAGATATGTGTCTTTTATATCTGCTGACAATAGGATATTTGTGCTGAATTTTTTTCTGGTGGAATTGATGGATCTTGCTAAAACTTCTTTATTTAATAAACTGCACTTACAAAATGGCTAACAGTATTATGGATTAATCTTTGATCATAAGGTAGTTTTCTTTCATGCAGTTTCCCCATGAAAGGTGTAGTGCACAATTTGCTATATATTCATTATGCTTTAATCAACTGgctagtttatttaaaaattgtttgtttttgccctagctggttcacctcagtggatagagcatcagcctgggaactgaagtgtcccgggttcaattccggtcaagggcacatgcttgggttatggCTCgacccccaatagggggtgtgcaggaggcaactgatcaatgattctctctcatcattgatgtttctagctatcctttcccctcccttcctctctaaaatcaataaaaatatatttttttaaaaattggtttatttTCATGAGCAGTATATTTCAAGATCAAGAGTTTCatgtatgttattaaaattaaatgttaaattcATTTGTAATATAGTTGCCATTACCCAGGGAGGAGCAATACAACTGGCTAACAGTGGTACCGATGGGGTACAGGGCCTGCAAACATTAACCATGACCAATGCAGCCACCACTCAGCCGGGTACTACTATTCTGCAGTATGCACAGACCACTGTGGCTAATCTATGTCTTAATGACTATTACCTTTACTCAAAATAGTAATAGTTTAATACTGAAATATTCTTTGAGAATAGATTGTCTAAGAATACCTTGTAATTGACAAAATCTTAAAATAGAATTAgtcatcaacaataaaaatgctaCCTATCATAAAGTAAATTCATAGCTGCAAATGATtttgtcattaaaaaacaaaatacttttatttgcTTATATGTACCTTAGgactttaatattaataaaatgaaaatgaggtatATAAAGATATAAGAAGTTATAAATTGGTGAAAATATG from the Myotis daubentonii chromosome 7, mMyoDau2.1, whole genome shotgun sequence genome contains:
- the CREB1 gene encoding cyclic AMP-responsive element-binding protein 1 isoform X4, with the protein product MTNAAATQPGTTILQYAQTTDGQQILVPSNQVVVQAASGDVQTYQIRTAPTSTIAPGVVMASSPALPTQPAEEAARKREVRLMKNREAARECRRKKKEYVKCLENRVAVLENQNKTLIEELKALKDLYCHKSD
- the CREB1 gene encoding cyclic AMP-responsive element-binding protein 1 isoform X5, yielding MSVNLNSERQFEDAASGDVQTYQIRTAPTSTIAPGVVMASSPALPTQPAEEAARKREVRLMKNREAARECRRKKKEYVKCLENRVAVLENQNKTLIEELKALKDLYCHKSD